The Thermobispora bispora DSM 43833 genome window below encodes:
- a CDS encoding DUF5998 family protein, whose product MRETPVSAAGMREAIERCGYYPDLVADAVDSALAGEEVLAYVVHHEATFDPGMEVRRHVTVLALSPTRLIVCHTDEQPPAEGIPTPYATTTTEAVQLSKIQSVAVTRVVPDPASYVPGVVRPSEVTLTIGWGAISHIDLEPASCGDENCEADHGYTGAITADDLSLRVSEAADGPEAVANVLAFAKALSEATGCAVR is encoded by the coding sequence ATGAGGGAAACCCCAGTTTCCGCCGCGGGCATGCGCGAGGCCATCGAGCGCTGCGGCTACTACCCCGACCTGGTCGCCGACGCCGTGGACTCCGCGCTGGCCGGTGAAGAGGTCCTCGCCTACGTCGTGCACCACGAGGCCACCTTCGATCCGGGGATGGAGGTGCGCCGGCACGTCACCGTGCTCGCGCTCTCCCCGACCCGGCTGATCGTGTGCCACACCGACGAGCAGCCGCCCGCGGAGGGCATCCCCACCCCGTACGCGACCACCACCACGGAGGCGGTGCAGCTCAGCAAGATCCAGTCGGTCGCGGTCACGCGGGTCGTGCCCGACCCGGCGTCGTACGTGCCGGGCGTGGTCCGCCCAAGCGAGGTCACGCTGACCATCGGGTGGGGTGCGATCTCCCACATCGACCTCGAGCCCGCCTCGTGCGGGGACGAGAACTGCGAGGCCGACCACGGGTACACCGGGGCGATCACGGCGGACGACCTGTCCCTGCGGGTCAGCGAGGCCGCCGACGGCCCCGAGGCGGTCGCCAACGTGCTCGCGTTCGCCAAGGCCCTCTCCGAGGCGACCGGCTGCGCCGTGCGCTGA
- a CDS encoding bifunctional GNAT family N-acetyltransferase/acetate--CoA ligase family protein, with amino-acid sequence MRSPYPSHWEADVVLADGGTAHVRPIRPDDADLLRAFYSRLSPESIYFRYFAPRPRLTEKEIVWFTNVDYDDRVALIATIGDDMVAVVRYDRLEPRDQAEVAFLVEDAHQGRGLASVLLEHLRAAARERGIRTFIADVLPGNHRMIAVLREAGYTVQSRFEDGVVRMTLDLSTTTSSVEVRLAREHYAEARSIARLLTPSSVAVIGASREPGGVGQTVLRNLLAADFTGPVYPVHREVRAVAGVRAYKSVSAIDGEVDLAVLAVPAEGVLDLVRECAEKGVKGLIVVSSGFGETGPEGRARQQELVRIARAYGMRVVGPNCLGIANTDPAVRLNATLAATLPSRGRVGFFCQSGALGTALLQRVAQRGMGISTFVSAGNRADVSGNDCLQYWEEDPATDVILLYLESLGNPRKFARLARRISKKKPIVMVKSPGVPPGHAAPVLGLPDDALRSLFEQTGVIRVDDLTQLFDVAQLVAYQPLPKGRRIGLVSNSDALALIAVDACVDHGLEPIEPVNLGARAGAAEFGKALARVLPEVDAAVVIYMPPIPGDAAAVAAEVLRVSRDSGKPVLATFEGQMGLPPELRVPNEDGTPGPGSIPSYPAPEEAVRALAHVVAYARWREEPVGAVPSVAGIDVRRARTLVTEVLSRDGEREHVIDAGALLACYGIDVWPVYPVATADEAVAAARRIGHPVVVKAIDPAGALRAGTVRMGLTEPVAIRQAFIDLAEQLGPGARLGVQRMVPQPAVPTIIGVVQDRHFGAVVSFGLGEVVARLLHDQAYRLAPLTAEDAASLVRSVRAAPLLFGEYGSQPVAVDALEDLLIRVGLLADQLPEVARLDLDPVLVGKTGAVVLGARAVVRPVTGPRPDVGPRRLRWPVAGDEPESVRM; translated from the coding sequence GTGCGATCCCCATACCCCTCCCACTGGGAGGCGGACGTCGTTCTCGCCGACGGCGGGACGGCGCACGTGCGCCCGATCCGGCCGGACGACGCCGACCTCCTGCGCGCCTTCTACAGCCGGCTCTCCCCCGAGTCGATCTACTTCCGGTACTTCGCACCGCGTCCCCGGCTCACCGAGAAGGAGATCGTCTGGTTCACCAACGTCGACTACGACGACCGGGTCGCCCTGATCGCGACGATCGGCGATGACATGGTGGCCGTCGTCCGGTACGACCGGCTCGAGCCGCGGGACCAGGCCGAGGTGGCCTTCCTCGTCGAGGACGCCCACCAGGGCAGAGGGCTCGCCTCGGTGCTCCTGGAGCACCTGCGCGCCGCCGCGCGCGAGCGGGGGATCCGGACCTTCATCGCGGACGTGCTCCCGGGCAACCACCGGATGATCGCGGTGCTTCGCGAGGCCGGCTACACGGTGCAGAGCCGGTTCGAGGACGGCGTGGTCCGCATGACCCTGGACCTGTCCACGACCACCAGCTCCGTGGAGGTGCGGCTCGCCCGCGAGCACTACGCGGAGGCGCGGTCCATCGCCCGGCTGCTCACCCCGAGCTCGGTGGCGGTGATCGGCGCGAGCCGGGAGCCCGGCGGGGTGGGGCAGACCGTGCTGCGCAACCTGCTCGCCGCCGACTTCACCGGGCCGGTCTACCCGGTCCACCGGGAGGTGCGGGCGGTGGCCGGGGTCCGCGCGTACAAGAGCGTCTCGGCGATCGACGGCGAGGTCGACCTCGCGGTGCTCGCCGTCCCGGCCGAGGGCGTGCTCGACCTGGTCCGGGAGTGCGCGGAGAAGGGCGTCAAGGGCCTCATCGTGGTCTCCTCCGGGTTCGGCGAGACCGGGCCCGAGGGCCGCGCCCGGCAGCAGGAGCTGGTCCGCATCGCCCGGGCGTACGGCATGCGCGTGGTGGGCCCCAACTGCCTCGGCATCGCCAACACCGACCCGGCCGTCCGGCTCAACGCCACCCTGGCCGCGACCCTGCCGAGCCGCGGGAGGGTCGGGTTCTTCTGCCAGTCGGGCGCGCTCGGCACCGCCCTGCTCCAGCGGGTGGCGCAACGGGGGATGGGCATCTCCACCTTCGTCTCGGCGGGGAACCGGGCCGACGTCTCCGGCAACGACTGCCTGCAGTACTGGGAGGAGGACCCGGCGACCGACGTGATCCTCCTCTACCTGGAGTCGCTCGGCAACCCGCGGAAGTTCGCCCGGCTCGCCCGCCGGATCTCCAAGAAGAAGCCGATCGTGATGGTGAAGAGCCCGGGGGTGCCGCCCGGGCACGCCGCCCCGGTGCTCGGCCTCCCCGACGACGCGCTGCGCTCGCTGTTCGAGCAGACGGGCGTGATCCGGGTCGACGACCTCACCCAGCTCTTCGACGTCGCCCAGCTCGTCGCCTACCAGCCGCTGCCGAAGGGCCGGCGGATCGGCCTGGTGAGCAACTCGGACGCGCTCGCGCTGATCGCGGTGGACGCGTGCGTCGACCACGGGCTCGAGCCGATCGAGCCGGTCAACCTGGGGGCCCGGGCGGGCGCGGCCGAGTTCGGCAAGGCGCTCGCGCGCGTCCTGCCGGAGGTGGACGCCGCGGTCGTCATCTACATGCCGCCGATCCCCGGGGACGCGGCCGCGGTCGCCGCCGAGGTGCTCCGCGTCTCCCGTGACTCCGGCAAACCGGTCCTCGCCACCTTCGAAGGCCAGATGGGCCTGCCGCCCGAGCTCCGGGTCCCCAACGAGGACGGCACGCCCGGGCCGGGCTCCATCCCCTCCTACCCGGCGCCGGAGGAGGCGGTCCGGGCGCTCGCCCACGTGGTCGCGTACGCGCGGTGGCGGGAGGAGCCGGTCGGCGCGGTCCCGTCCGTGGCGGGCATCGACGTGCGGCGGGCCCGGACGCTCGTCACCGAGGTGCTGAGCCGGGACGGCGAGCGCGAGCACGTGATCGACGCCGGGGCGCTGCTGGCGTGCTACGGCATCGACGTGTGGCCGGTGTACCCGGTGGCCACGGCCGACGAGGCGGTGGCCGCCGCCCGGCGGATCGGCCACCCCGTGGTGGTGAAGGCGATCGACCCCGCCGGCGCGCTCCGCGCCGGCACCGTCCGGATGGGGCTCACCGAACCCGTCGCCATCCGGCAGGCGTTCATCGACCTGGCCGAGCAGCTCGGGCCCGGCGCGCGGCTCGGCGTGCAGCGCATGGTGCCGCAGCCCGCGGTGCCCACGATCATCGGCGTGGTGCAGGACCGGCACTTCGGCGCGGTCGTGTCGTTCGGGCTCGGCGAGGTGGTCGCCCGGCTCCTCCACGACCAGGCCTACCGGCTCGCGCCGCTCACCGCCGAGGACGCGGCGAGCCTGGTCCGGTCCGTGCGGGCCGCGCCGCTGCTCTTCGGCGAGTACGGCTCCCAGCCGGTGGCGGTCGACGCCCTGGAGGACCTCCTCATCCGGGTCGGGCTCCTCGCCGACCAGCTCCCCGAGGTCGCCCGGCTCGACCTCGACCCCGTGCTGGTCGGGAAGACCGGGGCCGTGGTGCTGGGCGCGCGCGCCGTGGTGCGCCCGGTCACCGGGCCGCGCCCGGACGTCGGCCCGCGCCGGCTCCGCTGGCCCGTCGCCGGGGACGAGCCCGAGTCCGTTCGGATGTGA
- a CDS encoding carbohydrate kinase family protein yields MTRVVVVGDLMTDAIARARYPLARSSDTPATVTMHGGGSGANIASWLAVERTEVAFIGRRGADITGRNRDMELMGYGVDARLVMDPERPTGTCVVMVTHKGQRTMLSDPGANAALSPEDLPRDLFTADAHLHMSGYTLLNEGSREAGLAALDLARRVGMSISVDCASAAPLERTGAEPFLEWTHGAKLLFANVDQARVLTGREEPFAAAKVLTAWFPQVVIKLGEEGSLWYANGRAEPVRVPAEPVEQVVDGTGAGDAFIAGFLPPWLEGKPPAEALAAGNALAAKCLSILGARPRL; encoded by the coding sequence ATGACGCGGGTCGTCGTGGTGGGTGATCTCATGACCGACGCGATCGCGCGCGCCCGGTATCCGTTGGCGAGATCAAGCGACACCCCGGCAACCGTGACCATGCACGGTGGTGGCTCCGGAGCCAACATCGCGTCCTGGCTGGCAGTGGAGCGCACCGAGGTGGCCTTCATCGGCCGTCGCGGCGCCGACATCACCGGCCGCAACCGCGACATGGAACTCATGGGCTACGGCGTCGACGCCCGGCTGGTGATGGACCCGGAGCGACCTACCGGCACCTGCGTCGTCATGGTCACCCACAAGGGCCAGCGGACCATGCTCTCCGACCCGGGGGCCAACGCCGCCCTCTCGCCGGAGGACCTGCCGCGCGACCTCTTCACCGCCGACGCCCACCTGCACATGTCGGGCTACACCCTGCTCAACGAGGGGTCGCGGGAGGCCGGGCTGGCCGCGCTCGACCTGGCCCGCCGCGTCGGCATGTCGATCTCGGTGGACTGCGCGTCGGCCGCCCCGCTGGAGCGGACCGGTGCCGAGCCGTTCCTGGAGTGGACGCACGGGGCGAAGCTGCTCTTCGCCAACGTCGACCAGGCCCGGGTGCTCACCGGCCGGGAGGAGCCGTTCGCGGCCGCCAAGGTGCTCACCGCCTGGTTCCCCCAGGTCGTGATCAAGCTCGGCGAGGAGGGCTCGCTCTGGTATGCCAACGGCCGGGCCGAGCCGGTCCGGGTGCCGGCCGAGCCCGTGGAGCAGGTGGTGGACGGCACCGGCGCGGGCGACGCCTTCATCGCGGGCTTCCTCCCGCCGTGGCTCGAGGGCAAGCCTCCGGCCGAGGCGCTCGCGGCCGGCAACGCGCTCGCCGCCAAGTGCCTCTCCATCCTCGGCGCCCGTCCCCGCCTCTGA
- a CDS encoding GNAT family N-acetyltransferase, with the protein MDVTTWYLEQTSRADLRPARPPREPVQIVRAEIPSPEFSRFLYTAVGGDWHWTQRLSWTWREWRDWLSRPGVETWVAWLRGTPAGYAELDAQENGTVEISGFGLLRHAIGRGIGGHLLSEVTARAWDLADRWPGREPTRRVWVHTCSLDAPAALPNYLARGFRVFDERLNVPGDAYRGPTPGPWPGAGPRD; encoded by the coding sequence ATGGACGTGACGACCTGGTACCTGGAGCAGACCAGCCGCGCCGACCTCCGCCCGGCGCGCCCGCCCCGCGAGCCGGTGCAGATCGTGCGGGCGGAGATCCCGAGCCCCGAGTTCAGCCGGTTCCTCTACACGGCCGTCGGCGGTGACTGGCACTGGACGCAGCGGCTCTCCTGGACGTGGCGGGAGTGGCGGGACTGGCTCAGCCGGCCCGGCGTGGAGACGTGGGTGGCGTGGCTGCGCGGCACGCCCGCCGGGTACGCGGAGCTCGACGCGCAGGAGAACGGCACGGTGGAGATCTCCGGTTTCGGGCTGCTCCGCCACGCCATCGGCCGGGGCATCGGCGGCCACCTGCTCTCCGAGGTGACGGCCCGCGCCTGGGACCTGGCCGACCGCTGGCCCGGCCGGGAGCCGACCCGGCGGGTCTGGGTGCACACCTGCTCCCTCGACGCGCCGGCCGCCCTGCCCAACTACCTGGCGCGCGGGTTCCGGGTCTTCGACGAACGGCTCAACGTGCCCGGTGACGCGTACCGGGGACCGACCCCGGGGCCGTGGCCCGGGGCGGGGCCGCGGGACTGA